One Caulobacter segnis genomic window carries:
- the ruvB gene encoding Holliday junction branch migration DNA helicase RuvB, producing MTRIISGDPQHGDQVPATDRALRPQTLAEFVGQEQAKGNLRIFIEAAKGRGESLDHVLLFGPPGLGKTTLAQIVARELGVNFRATSGPVLNKPGDLAAILTNLEPNDVLFIDEIHRLSSNVEEILYPAMEDHVLDLVIGEGPSARSIRIDLAPFTLVAATTRAGMLATPLRDRFGIPIRLEFYTPAELRHVLLGAARKMGAPLSDDGADEIAKRARGTPRVAGRLLRRVRDFATADGASVIDRKAAGLALARLEVDEVGLDSLDRRYLRAMIEHYGGGPVGVETIAYAIAEARDAVEDVIEPYLMQQGFIQRTPRGRMACGKAYLHLGLTPPAAPPGTAQGVLFDE from the coding sequence GTGACCCGTATTATCTCCGGCGATCCGCAACACGGCGACCAGGTTCCCGCCACCGACCGTGCGCTGCGACCCCAGACCCTGGCCGAGTTCGTCGGCCAGGAGCAGGCCAAGGGCAACCTGCGGATCTTCATCGAGGCCGCGAAGGGCCGGGGCGAGTCGCTCGACCACGTGCTGCTGTTCGGCCCGCCGGGCCTGGGCAAGACCACCCTGGCCCAGATCGTCGCCCGCGAGCTGGGCGTGAACTTCCGCGCCACGTCGGGTCCGGTGCTGAACAAGCCCGGCGACCTGGCCGCGATCCTGACCAATCTCGAGCCGAACGACGTCCTGTTCATCGACGAGATCCACCGCCTGTCCTCGAACGTCGAGGAGATCCTCTATCCGGCCATGGAGGACCATGTGCTGGACCTGGTGATCGGCGAGGGGCCGTCGGCGCGCTCGATCCGCATCGATCTCGCCCCCTTCACCCTGGTGGCCGCGACGACGCGGGCTGGCATGCTGGCCACGCCCCTGCGCGACCGCTTCGGCATCCCGATCCGGCTGGAGTTCTACACCCCCGCCGAGCTGCGCCACGTGCTGCTGGGCGCCGCCCGCAAGATGGGCGCGCCGCTGTCCGACGACGGGGCCGACGAGATCGCCAAGCGCGCCCGGGGCACGCCGCGCGTCGCGGGCCGCTTGCTGCGCCGGGTTCGCGACTTCGCCACCGCCGACGGCGCGAGCGTCATCGACCGCAAGGCCGCCGGCCTGGCCCTGGCGCGTCTCGAAGTCGACGAGGTCGGCCTCGACAGCCTGGACCGCCGCTACCTGCGGGCCATGATCGAGCACTATGGCGGCGGCCCGGTGGGCGTGGAGACCATCGCCTACGCCATCGCCGAGGCCCGCGACGCCGTCGAAGACGTCATCGAGCCCTATCTGATGCAGCAGGGCTTCATCCAGCGCACGCCGCGCGGCCGCATGGCCTGCGGCAAGGCCTATCTGCACCTGGGCCTGACCCCGCCCGCCGCGCCGCCAGGGACGGCGCAGGGCGTGTTGTTCGACGAGTAA
- a CDS encoding FtsW/RodA/SpoVE family cell cycle protein yields the protein MATAALRTIVAQVVGTVLVSTLAIQCAGGSRSTLALQIAAAVVGGFVAVAAGRWGRSPGLGAARVLLGVTFAVEVYVLLVGVPMEGVRRWIALGPIQLHPASLLVPLAAWIAARRLDGIAAALLAGLFLVLAAQPDAASVLALTLGVAIGMITTRETRRGVAALALLGVACSAYAFTRHDPLPAVAHVERVIVNAFAVSPSVGILAALAMAVLPLAMVWRRRSPETLALACVWTGFALANLLGNYPAPVIGAGASPMLGWLLSIGLAYVARDKADLRADARDRNG from the coding sequence ATGGCGACCGCCGCGCTCCGGACCATCGTCGCGCAGGTCGTGGGGACCGTGCTGGTCTCCACGCTCGCGATCCAATGCGCAGGCGGATCACGGTCAACCCTGGCGCTGCAGATCGCCGCCGCGGTGGTGGGCGGCTTCGTGGCCGTCGCGGCCGGACGCTGGGGCAGGTCGCCTGGTCTGGGCGCGGCTCGCGTCCTCCTGGGCGTGACGTTCGCCGTCGAGGTCTATGTGCTGCTGGTGGGCGTTCCGATGGAAGGCGTCCGGCGCTGGATCGCTTTGGGGCCGATCCAACTGCACCCGGCCTCGCTATTGGTCCCGCTGGCCGCCTGGATCGCGGCGCGGCGTCTGGACGGGATCGCCGCGGCGTTGCTCGCTGGGCTGTTTCTGGTTCTAGCCGCCCAGCCCGACGCGGCCTCGGTCCTGGCGCTCACCCTGGGCGTCGCGATCGGGATGATCACCACGCGCGAGACCCGACGCGGCGTCGCGGCGCTGGCGCTTCTGGGCGTGGCCTGCTCGGCCTACGCCTTCACGCGCCACGATCCTCTCCCGGCGGTGGCGCATGTCGAGCGGGTCATCGTCAACGCCTTCGCCGTCTCGCCTTCAGTCGGTATCCTGGCGGCCCTGGCCATGGCCGTCCTGCCGCTGGCCATGGTCTGGCGCCGTCGTTCCCCCGAGACCCTGGCCCTGGCCTGCGTCTGGACAGGCTTCGCGCTCGCCAACCTGTTGGGCAACTATCCCGCCCCGGTCATCGGCGCCGGCGCCTCGCCGATGCTGGGCTGGTTGCTGTCGATCGGGCTGGCGTATGTCGCGCGGGATAAGGCGGATTTGAGGGCTGACGCTCGTGACCGCAACGGCTAA
- the ybgC gene encoding tol-pal system-associated acyl-CoA thioesterase, translated as MTTPPEPTAGVFSGREHQLPVRIYYEDTDFSGIVYHANYLRYLERGRSDFFRLVGISHTELAEQDTAFAIIHMTLDFKRSARVDDALVVRTTYDRVKGARLYVTQRITRGDEVVLEAKGEAVCISLSGRPRRPTAQMLAQLSPWLVEQPGA; from the coding sequence ATGACGACCCCGCCCGAACCCACCGCCGGCGTGTTCTCCGGCCGCGAGCATCAGTTGCCCGTGCGGATCTATTACGAGGACACCGACTTCTCGGGGATCGTCTATCACGCCAACTACCTGCGCTACCTGGAGCGCGGGCGCAGCGACTTCTTCCGGCTGGTCGGCATCTCGCACACCGAGCTGGCCGAGCAGGACACCGCCTTCGCGATTATCCACATGACGCTGGACTTCAAGCGCTCGGCGCGGGTCGACGACGCCCTGGTGGTGCGCACGACCTACGATCGGGTGAAGGGCGCGCGGCTCTATGTGACCCAGAGGATCACGCGCGGCGACGAGGTCGTGCTGGAGGCCAAGGGCGAGGCGGTGTGCATCAGCCTGAGCGGCCGTCCGCGCCGCCCGACCGCGCAGATGCTGGCCCAGCTTTCGCCCTGGCTGGTCGAGCAGCCGGGCGCCTGA
- the tolQ gene encoding protein TolQ, which translates to MDASAAAPNFSFFALFMQADWVVKGVMIGLILASLGSWAVILDKLFRFQTLNRAADRFEEQVTGGRSLEDVAGEAGANPRHALPRMLQAALKEWRDAKAKGAMSENQAAFLVARIDRILDTQIARETSKVEEGLGSLAIVATASPFIGLFGTVWGIMHAFQNIALSKNTSLAVVAPSIAEALFATAVGLIAAIPAYIAYNKFSTDAGKYAGRLEGFADDLSTAIQRRLSERV; encoded by the coding sequence ATGGACGCCTCGGCCGCCGCCCCCAATTTCTCGTTTTTCGCGCTGTTCATGCAGGCCGACTGGGTCGTCAAGGGCGTGATGATCGGCCTGATCCTGGCCTCGCTGGGCTCCTGGGCCGTGATCCTCGACAAGCTGTTCCGCTTCCAGACCCTGAACCGCGCCGCCGACCGCTTCGAGGAGCAGGTCACGGGCGGCCGCTCGCTGGAGGATGTCGCGGGCGAGGCGGGCGCCAATCCGCGCCACGCCCTGCCGCGCATGCTGCAGGCGGCGCTGAAGGAATGGCGCGACGCCAAGGCCAAGGGTGCGATGAGCGAGAATCAGGCCGCCTTCCTCGTCGCCCGCATCGACCGGATCCTGGACACCCAGATCGCCCGTGAGACCAGCAAGGTCGAGGAAGGCCTGGGCAGCCTGGCCATCGTCGCCACCGCCAGCCCGTTCATCGGCCTGTTCGGCACGGTCTGGGGCATCATGCACGCCTTCCAGAACATCGCCCTGTCGAAGAACACCTCGCTGGCCGTCGTCGCCCCTTCGATCGCCGAGGCGCTGTTCGCCACCGCCGTCGGCCTGATCGCCGCCATCCCGGCCTATATCGCCTACAACAAGTTCTCGACCGACGCGGGCAAGTACGCCGGCCGCCTGGAAGGCTTCGCCGACGACCTGTCGACCGCGATCCAGCGCCGCCTGTCGGAACGGGTCTGA
- a CDS encoding ExbD/TolR family protein — protein sequence MSMSSSDAFATNSGRGRRRRGRRSRGALSEINVTPLVDVMLVLLIIFMISAPLLTAGVPLELPKTEAAALQNQEEPITVSIRKDGGIFVGETQIPFENLAPRISAIAGDGYDKPIFVRADGGATYSVVAQVMAGLSNAGFNKINLITETGGPSSGASSSGAAPRDARPEGSADLRPAQ from the coding sequence ATGTCGATGTCGTCGAGCGACGCCTTCGCCACCAACAGCGGTCGTGGCCGCCGCCGTCGCGGCCGCCGCTCGCGCGGGGCCCTGTCCGAGATCAACGTCACCCCGCTGGTCGACGTGATGCTAGTGCTGCTGATCATCTTCATGATCAGCGCCCCGTTGCTGACCGCCGGCGTGCCGCTGGAGCTGCCCAAGACCGAAGCGGCCGCTCTGCAGAACCAGGAGGAGCCGATCACCGTCTCGATCCGCAAGGACGGCGGCATCTTCGTCGGCGAGACCCAGATCCCGTTCGAGAATCTGGCGCCGCGCATCAGCGCCATCGCCGGTGACGGCTATGACAAGCCGATCTTCGTCCGCGCCGACGGCGGGGCGACCTATTCGGTCGTCGCCCAGGTGATGGCCGGCCTGTCGAACGCCGGCTTCAACAAGATCAACCTGATCACCGAGACGGGCGGCCCGTCCTCGGGCGCCTCGTCTTCCGGCGCGGCGCCGCGCGACGCCCGGCCGGAGGGCTCGGCCGACCTGCGTCCGGCGCAGTAG
- a CDS encoding energy transducer TonB yields the protein MSARREQQVSPALLGSIALHGVVAALIAFGLPWKSTKPITIGESVPVTIVTNGPTNVRPAEEAPVEQTAQTPDPTPEATPQPPAPTPAPTPTPAPAPPPKPTPVPKPAPTPTPAKPTPTKKNDNDFFASLEASIAKTKKATGKPTANAPKGPARAETSVSARPAMGAATGLSAAALGRLQGEVQDRWNPNCEVEGGANVNVRVVFVIGPGGRVVGQPESPGTSSPDPVTKAASDRAIRALFAASPFAYLPSDLYGQKIALNFNAKQACSR from the coding sequence ATGAGCGCTCGCCGCGAACAACAGGTCTCCCCGGCGCTGCTGGGCTCGATCGCGCTGCACGGCGTCGTGGCGGCGCTGATCGCGTTCGGCCTGCCGTGGAAGTCGACCAAGCCGATCACGATCGGCGAGTCGGTGCCGGTGACCATTGTCACCAATGGTCCGACCAATGTCCGCCCGGCCGAGGAAGCTCCGGTCGAGCAGACGGCGCAGACGCCGGACCCGACGCCGGAAGCCACCCCACAGCCGCCGGCCCCGACGCCCGCGCCCACGCCGACCCCGGCGCCCGCGCCGCCGCCCAAGCCGACGCCGGTCCCCAAGCCCGCGCCGACCCCGACGCCGGCCAAGCCGACCCCGACCAAGAAGAACGACAACGACTTCTTCGCCTCGCTGGAGGCCTCGATCGCCAAGACCAAGAAGGCGACGGGCAAGCCGACGGCCAACGCGCCCAAGGGCCCGGCCCGCGCGGAGACCTCCGTCTCGGCCCGCCCGGCCATGGGCGCGGCCACCGGTCTCTCCGCCGCCGCGCTCGGCAGGTTGCAGGGCGAGGTGCAGGACCGCTGGAACCCCAACTGCGAGGTCGAGGGCGGGGCCAATGTCAATGTCCGCGTGGTGTTCGTGATCGGCCCGGGCGGCCGCGTCGTCGGCCAGCCGGAGTCGCCGGGCACCTCCTCGCCCGACCCCGTCACCAAAGCGGCCTCAGACCGCGCCATTCGCGCGCTGTTCGCCGCTTCGCCGTTCGCCTACCTGCCGTCCGACCTGTACGGTCAGAAAATCGCCCTCAACTTCAACGCAAAACAGGCCTGTTCGCGTTGA